One window from the genome of Macrobrachium nipponense isolate FS-2020 chromosome 49, ASM1510439v2, whole genome shotgun sequence encodes:
- the LOC135205183 gene encoding uncharacterized protein LOC135205183 — translation MPIDVQKLDSFSIGDDPKSVGTRWKKWIGSFQIYLEALGKINEKQQKALFLHTAGLEVQEVFNTLNLTGDSLQDAIEGLTNYFAPQANKYFERYQFIEASQESGETIDSFVTKLKKLASTCEFGDLEDRLIEQIIVRSNSQELRKKLLQEKKLNLQKVLEIARAIETANYQSSVIVGKTHNNSSQVNHVAYKRSYQHAKTGQTNETSKPSPGIFKYNKVKPNAYSQKSQGHIGTQKPQKKSCFRCGKQDHYSNDWDKCPASGQTCNNCRKRGHLTNKVLKSYNGTNIEVVGSSQVKVQYKDQEIDYKEVFEDRVGTVKNAQAVLVLKENATPRFSAPTTSSICIENSCGN, via the exons ATGCCGATAGATGTCCAAAAGTTAGACAGCTTTAGCATCGGTGATGATCCTAAATCAGTGGGTACCAGATGGAAAAAGTGGATAGgcagcttccaaatttatttagaagcactagggaaaataaacgaaaagcagCAGAAGGCTTTGTTTCTTCATACTGCAGGGTTAGAAGTTCAGGAAGTATTCAATACTTTGAATTTAACAGGTGATTCATTGCAGGACGCAATTGAAGGGCTTACAAATTATTTTGCTCCTCaagcaaataaatactttgaacgttatcagttcatagaagcatcacaggaatcaggtgagacaatagattcttttgtaactaagttaaagaaattagcttcaacttgtgaatttggagATCTAGAAGACAGGTTAATAGAGCAAATTATAGTAAGAAGTAACTCGCAAGAGCTTAGAAAGAAGTTACTGCAAGAAAAGAAGTTAAATTTGCAAAAAGTTCTGGAAATAGCAAGAGCAATAGAAACTGCTAATTACCAGTCCAGTGTCATTGTAGGTAAGACTCATAACAACAGTAGCCAGGTAAATCATGTAGCCTATAAAAGGAGTTACCAACATGCAAAGACAGGGCAAACAAATGAAACGAGTAAGCCTAGCCCAGGTATATTCAAGTATAACAAGGTTAAACCTAATGCATACTCACAGAAAAGTCAAGGTCACATAGGGACACAAAAACCTCAAAAGAAATCGTGCTTTAGATGTGGTAAACAAGATCATTATAGCAATGATTGGGATAAGTGCCCAGCGTCTGGTCAGACGTGCAACAACTGCAGGAAGCGTGGTCATTTAACAA ACAAAGTGCTCAAAAGTTATAATGGTACAAACATAGAAGTAGTTGGTTCATCACAAGTGAAAGTTCAATACAAAGATCAAGAGATAG ATTACAAAGAAGTATTTGAAGACAGAGTAGGAACAGTAAAGAATGCACAAGCAGTCTTAGTTTTAAAGGAGAATGCTACTCCTAGATTTTCTGCTCCAACGACCAGTTCCATATGCATTGAAAACAGCTGTGGAAACTGA